From the Flavobacterium gyeonganense genome, the window AAAAGTACAGACAATTGGTCCAGTGCAGCCAAGATAAATGAAACAAATATCGGAAAAGATGAATTTCCAACAACTGCTGCTTTGGCTACAGACGGTAATGTGTATGTTATTAGCTCTAAATTAGGCAAATTTTTGTCAGGTGACAAAAGTCAGTCAACTTATGCTATCCAAAGGATAAATTAAGTTTATTGTTTCAGGTTTCAAAGTTTGCGTATAATAACGTGAAATTTGAAACCTGAAATTATTTTTTCAAAACTAAAGTTCCTGTATTTAAACCATTGGCTGTAGCCGATAAAACTACTTCAGCATTATTTTCGTCTTTTTGGATTATAATCTGAGCGTATCCGTTAAAAAGCTTTCTTTTCCATGCTTCTGCCGGAGTAATTACCTGAATAACTCCAGGATCGGTATTCATTACATCCCATTCTTTTACTTTCTGCAAAGGCGGTGCAATAATCTGAATGGTATTTGTGCCTTGTTTTAAAACATTAGCATTCAAAATATACTTCTGAACATCTTCTGTATTTGGAACAATTTTATTTCCGTTTACAAAGACAACTGCATCAGTACCTATTTTTTTGTAAAAGAAATTAACTGAATTTGTGCCTGAATTGTTGTTTAATTCAAATTTACCACGATACACGTACGCCGGAGCCTGATTTTTATAATCTCGATCTTTAAAAGCTTCTTTCCAGTTGTTATCATCAGAAGGAATTTGGTTTGTAGTATTTGTTGAGGCTAACTTCTTTTCTTCAAAATTAGTAATGGAGACAAGCTCCACAGCATCAATGAATTGGTCTTTTTCTAAAGAAGTCGGATTGCCGTTTCCAACGCCTAAAATTTTTCCCCCTTTTACAGAAAATGTAATTTCATGATTGGAAGTCGGTACATACAATCCTTTTTTATCTGTAGTTTCAACAGTTACGACTACGATATTTGCATTAGGGTGATTCTCTTTATCAACAGTAAGTTTTATATTTTGAGCGAGCTCTGTAGTTTTTTGAACTTCAGAAAGTACTTTTTTGCCATTTTTATAACCAATTGCTTCAAGAGTCCCTGGAGCATATTTTACTTTCCATTCTAAATGGCTATTTTGCTCCATTTTCTTTTTACCAAGGCTCTTTTTGTTCAGAAAAAGTTCAACTTCCTCACAATTCGAATGTATCCAGACATCTATTTCTTTACCTTCCATTCCACTCCAGTTCCAGTGTGGCATAATGTGCAAAACAGGTTCTTTTCCCCACCATGATTTGAGATAAAACACATTGTCTTTCGGGAAACCGCAAACATCCATCATTCCAAAATAAGAGGTAACAGATGGCCAGCCATAAGGTGTAGGTTCTCCACGATAATCAAAACCGGTCCAGATAAACATTCCGGCTAAATAAGGTCTTTCAGCATAAAATTTCCAGCCTTCTTCGATACTGTAAAATGTTAGGCGTGGTTTTTTGTCGTAAGCGCTTTTATAGTGTTTTGTTTCATCATCAAAATAAATACCGCGGGTTGCAAACGTAGAACCTTCTTCCGTGCCCATTCCGGGCTGTTGTCTGAATTGATTTCGGTGTGTATCAATATCTCCGTTCCCCATATAATTATAGCCCATAATTTCGACTACAGAAGAAATTCCGCTTTTAAAACCACTGCTTATCCCCACTGTTACTGGTCTTGTCGGATCAATACTTTTTGTAAAACCCTGCATAATATTGGTAATACGTTCGCCCACGATTCCGCCTTCAATATTCCACTCTTCATTTCCAACTGACCAGCAAAAAATACTTGGATGATTGCGGTCGCGCTCTATCATTAGTTTTAAATTATTTAGGTGATAATTGTTAATTCCCATGAGACGGGTTTCGTCAATAACGAGCATTCCGAGTTTATCACAGGCGTCAAGCAGTTCAGGAGTTGGCGGATGATGCGAGCAGCGGTAAGCATTTGCCCCCATTTCTTTCAGTTTTTTGATTCGGTAATATTGTAGTTCATCTGGCAAAGCTGTTCCAATTCCGGCATGATCCTGATGATTGTTTGTACCTTTTAGTTTTACCGGTTTTCCGTTAAGGAAAAAACCTTTCTCAGCATCAAACTTAATTGTACGGATTCCGAAAGAAGTTTCATAACGGTCAATTAATTTTCCTTCCTGCTTAATTTCAGTTATTAAACGATATAAATTCGGGTTTTCAATATCCCATAATAATGGATTATTGACTTGTAATTTCGAACTGTAATTGGACGTTTTATAAAAATCCGGAGCAATAACATTTTGGGAAATGTTTGCAATTTGTTTTCCGGATGCATCTAAAACACTTTGGAGAATTTCAATTTGACCTTTATAATTCCCTTTATTTTCAACAAAAACTTCAGTGGTAACTTCAGCATTGTTTTCTTTTATTTCGGAGGTTACATAAGTTCCATTTGCAATTACATGAATCGGGTTTGTCTTTTTTAGGTACACATGACGGTAAATTCCGGCTCCTTCATAAAACCAGCCTTCTTCCATCGAAGCATCTGCTCGTACCACAATTGTGTTTTCGCCACCATAATTCACATAAGCGGTAACATCATATTCAAATCCATTATAGCCGCTTTCTTCGGTTCCCAAGTAATATCCGTTAAAAAATACTTTCGAATTTCTAAAAACTCCATCAAATTTTAAAGAGATTATTCGGCCTTTATCGCTTTCAGGGATATTGATTTTTTTTCGGTACCAACCGATGCTTTTTTCAGGAAAACCTTTTCCGGCAGTTTTAAATCCGTGGCTGAAACTGCCTTTTTCACTAAACGACTGCTCAACCGCCCAATCGTGTGGAAGATCTAATTTTCGCCACGCACGGTCGTCAAAATTTTGAGCAGCCGGTCCGTCTCCATATCCGGTTTTGGTTAAATAGGAAAAATATCCTGTTGCGTGATTAAAATCTTTCTGGGTATCATATAAATGTCCAAATGAAAAACGCCAGTCTTTATCAATTAAAATTAAATCTCGTTCAGCCTGCTTTTGCGCTGAAGTATACAGTGATGTTAAAAAAATAATACTGAGAAAAAATCGATTAATAGCAATAGATTTCATAAATAATTCCGGTTAATTTGATAGTTGTGTAAAGTTTATAAATATACCCTTTTTGGACAACCGGAATTAATAGTATTTTATCAAAGTTTAGTGAATTTAATGATTAAAACGACACCATTTCTTTTTTTGCAATAATTTTTCAAGAGGCTAATTCCCGCTATCCGTTGCAAACGAAGTTCACTGAAAACCCGATTAAAATAAAAGTTAAGTAAAGTAATTTTTTATAGCGAACCCCTCCACAAAAGGATTTTCACTTCTATCGGGGCCAGGACAATTGTTTCCATAAGAACATTTATGGATACAGTTTGTCATTTCGACGTAAGGAGAAATCCCACGCGGGATTCGACAAAGCTTTGTGAGTTTCTGTATGGAATTTCTAGTGCGATTTCTCCCTCCGGTCGAAATGACAATATTGCATATTATTCAAAGGATTAAAATCCGTTGAAAACGGATAGAATACAAAAGATTATTCTCTAACAAATGAAACATCATCAACCTGACAGGAAGCATTTGCAGTACCACCAGCCAGAAAACCAATTTCAACCTTACCAGCCTTAACCGGAATGTTTTTTATCAAAATTGTTTTCCATGATACATTTTCTTCTTTAAAATCGTATTGAAGTCTGTTACCGTTACTTAAGGCATACATTTCTAAATTTTTAAAACCTTTTGTATTCTTCACTTTGGCAGTAAGTGTGTACGATCCGTCTTCTAATTTCACGTAAGGTGAAGAAGTAATGGTTTGAAAAGTTTTTCGTTTAAAATTTATCTTGTCGGTAATGTTTAAACTTTTTTCACCAATTACAATCTTTTTGTCATTTTCGGAATTAAAATAATTGATTACCGGAGAAGTCAGCGTATCCAGGCTAATTTTATTTCCTTCAATGACTTCATTCGTCCATCCTGTCAATTCTTTTTGAACAGGTTTTACAGGACTCGGAATATGCCTGCGATCGGCTTCGAAACTGCCATTTTTAACGTAATCATTATCTTTAGCAACCTTCCACTCACCTGTTTTAGCATTAATATTCCAGGAGTTAAGTGAATTAAAATAAGGTGTTTTTCCATCAAATGACATCGGGCACCATTGATTGTACCCTAAGCCATTTCCTGCAAAATTAGCCCATCGATCGCCACAATATAGTATAGTTTCCTGTTTGCTTCCTTTTACAGAAAAGAAAAAACCAGTTTGCGAAACATGTGCAAAATCATCTGAGGCACCATTGGTTACCAGCATTTCGTCTTTAGGCAGATACGGTCCTCTGATATCATCGGCAACTAAATAATAGGCTAACGAAGCATCCCAGCCATAAATATTAGATGCATACATATAGTATTTATTTTGATACTTGAACATGCAATTTCCTTCACGACTTTCCCCTTTAAAAATCTGCGTACAGTCTAAAAGATTTACTTTACCTTCTTTAATACCAATTTCTGAAACATAAATTTTGTTTCTACCTTTTCCGTAAGAATAAATTAAATAGGATTTTCCGGTATCTTCGTCAGTAAATACGGTTTGATCGCCAGTATTAGTGGTTCCGATCATTTTCTCCATATTTATTTTCTGATGCCAGGTAAATTGCCCTGTTGGAGAATCTGAAATCATGATCAATACTTCAGTATCATGCTGAACAAACATGGCATATTTATTCAGCTCTTTCACATAAGCAACTCCTAAACGGCCAACCCAGGTTTTACCGGACTTATTCACATCGTCTTTGGTTACTACATCTCCTTCAAAAGTCCAATTCACTAAATCAACCGAACTGTAACACGGAACCGATTTGAAAGTGGCATTTGGCAAAGTAATGTAAGGAGCATTTCTGTAAATATTAGCTTCCTCATAATGGACACCATACCAATAATATTTTTGCACACCATTAACTGGTTTTGAAAATTTAAAAATACCTCCACCCTGACTATTTAATGGCTGTCCGTCTTTTGTATTCCAGAAAACATCATTTTTGATATTTTCTTTTTGTGCATTCACATTCGTAATGCTACTTAAAGCCAAAATAATCATCATTAAAGCAGAGTGTATTTTTTTAATTTTCATGTATTTATTTTTTAGATTAAATGCCTTAATTTATGAATAAGTCATATAGCATATTAAACAATAGATTTTTAAACTGTTTAAATGTAATTAAAACATGTTATTAAACTATCCTGTCTAAAAAATGAAAATTTAAAATATTCCTTTCTCTTATCATGTACAATACGAATGCATTTTATTTCGCCTTCGTTTATAGATTATCTTCTTTTTATATCCATTACTTCTCCTGCCAAAATTCAACATCTGGTTTTATCAGTTTCTCCCTGCCTTCCCATTTAGGAAACTTGAATCCTTTTGGAAGGGAATATCCGCCAGCTTCATATGTTGTCCCGTTCATTTTAGATGGAAAACTCTTGAATTCCATTACTTTTATTCTTTTATTTTTTCCCTCTAACCATATGATTCCAAAATTTTCATCTGATTTAATTCCTATAATAATTCTGTTGAAATTCTCTTTTTTACCAGTATCGGGATCTAAATATTTCTCTTTATATAACTCTTCAAAATTATTTGGTAAAACAACAAATGTTGAATGGTATAAAGTTGGGTCTTTCAAATCCTCTATCTCTACCTTCATCATTACGGGAAGAACATTTTCCTTGACCTTATTATTGTTACTACTATAATTTGTTAATACCCAACTTGATTGGTCAATTGTTATAGGAGATCCTGAAAATGTATCTGGTTGAAAAGTGATTCCTGATTTTGTATAGAAAGTTAGTATGTTGATTCTGGAAGTATTATCTTCACTTACAAAACCAATATCATAAGCATATTTTTTTTCGCCTTTTTCCCAAACTGAGTAAGGAATTCCATGCAGATTTAGATAAATAAGGTTTTCTTTAGCAGCCTCACCAGTCGATGTCCACAGCGTAACCCTACTTTTATCATTGGGTTTAATCTTATTTATTTCTTTTGCTTTAAATTTTGCAATTTCTGTTAATACACTTACTGCTCTCATCCAAACTGTTACGTTACCTCCAGGAGAGGTCCCCACAATTATTAAACTGTATGGACGAACTGTACCGTCAATATTAGTAACAGGATTTTGAAACAATTGCAACATTTTTTGCCTCGGAAGTTTTGTTTTTAATTCGTAACCAATCATATCAACACCACAGTCCCATTTTACAATTAAGCTATCCGGTACTTCATCACGTTCACTACCACTAGCATACCCACCAGAAGTTTCTCCCCAGCCAGGATCTATTCCAAAATCTGTTGAAACATGATGCACTATTTTTCCATCATTATAAAAACTTACTGATGGAATACTCGAATAATATTTTGGAGCGGAAAGACCAATCTCCCAATCAAATTTTTCTTTCGGCTGGCAAGAAACTAATAAACAAAAAAAGAAGCAGCAGATATGTTTTATTTGTTGCCATATACTTCTCTTTTATAAGTTGCTGCATCTCCTTCAATCTTATATTTAACAGGCTGATTGACAAAAGCAACACTACTTAGTATGTGATGATCTCCTGTTTTTATATCTATAAAATCATTTTTTAATCCTCCATAATGAGCTGAAAGGTGCGCATATTTATTTCTTAATGCAGCAAACATATCACCGCTTAATTGATAACTGCCACCTTTTTGTTCTTTTATTACTTTTTTCATTACCTCTAAATATTCCACCAATGTTTTTTCTGAAGAAAATTCATACTCCTCTTTATGTTTTGCATTTTTTTGCTTCATCAAAAGTTTTATAAAATGGCACTTTATTTTCAATTGCCTTTTCAAGCATCAGACTCATAGGTACTAAACTGTATTTGTTACAAATATATCGGGAATCTTTTATTACAAAATGATCTGATTCTTTATCCATAATAAGTGGTCCTACTCTTGGGTCATATATTTGCGGAGAGAATTAATTCGTAATTTGCTTTCAAGTTGCTCATAATTGTAATCAACTGGTAATCATTACAATTTAATACTTTTTAGTGTTTTGAGCAACTTCTTTTTATAATGCACTACGCGTATTTATAATATTCCTGTCCTTTATCATGTACAATACGGATGTATTCTATTTCGCCTTCTGTTATGATATTATAAAATCAGATTTAGTTTGTTATTCATTAGGCATGAAACAATTAAATAAATAGTAACAGAGAAGTCTAACTAAATTCAGTTAACGTACATTTATTTTCTCCTTAAATTCATCTTTCAAAATCATTTTTAAATCATTGTACGAAAAAAATGTTGTTTTCAATTGCAACCATACCATTAGGAAAGCCATAATTAAAAATATATTCAATTCCTTTTTCATGAATAGAAAATGTATCCAGATTTTCTTTTTTAAATAAACTTTTTAAATGAGTCAATGATTGATATACATCCGAATTATTTAATTCGTTTTTATTTTCTTTATATGCTCTATTTAATCTATCTCTCAATATGGAGTTTATTTTTTTTAACAACTCTTGTATTTTACTTTCCTTAATAATATCATTGAATTGTAATATTTTATTATTTGGAATATCAAAATTATAATAATAAGAATCAATATTTATGCTTCCTGCGAGTGATTCATAGTTCATATTAATACTTAATATTTTAAAATTATTAAAAGTGACTTTATAATTTGAACCTATGAATCCACTGTAATTATTGCTATCATTACATTCTTTTTTACGCATTAGAATGGCCATATTTATAAGATCATTTGGTCTTATACTTTTTTTTCTATGTCTAAATAATTTAAATAATCAGCACTTATAGAATTGTTGAAAAAATTAATTTCATTTTTATTTAATATATCCGGAAATTCAAAATAATATTTTTCATTATTACATTTAACAGAATCAATCATAGAATGAATTTCTATCACTGAATTTTTACCTGCTTGACTTAAACAAGAGTCTACATTAAACAATATGAATATTAGTAGATAAATTGTTAGTTTAATTGTTTTTACAAAAACTATTTTCATTCGTTTTTATTTATAATTAAAACTTTAAGTATTTCCTCAATATTTACTGGTTTTCTATTTATCTCAGAAATCTTTAATTTGGATTGATATTTTTTATAATGATGTTTCGTTCCGTTAGAAAATATTTCCCTAATACCAATAATTGAATCAAATAAGTTTCTTTTGTTCTTATATAAATACTCATTTTCGGTAGCTCTTTCATTTATTGACCTATTTATAATATATACATCATGTTTATTATTTTCTTTAACATGTATTTTACTGAAGAGGTTTTCTCCTGAAATATTTTTCAAAATCCCATTTTTATCATATTCATAAGTGAAATTGTAATTAAAAAATTGATCATCAGTTTGATAATTTTTATTTTTTATTTTTGCTTTAATAATCTTAAATCTTTTATCTTCGTTTTGATTCCTCCAATTCTTATTTAGCGGATCTAGTGATTCCGCATAATCTCCATACCCATCTTTTAGAAAAAAAGTCAAATCTAAAACTGATTTCTCAACAAGTATTTTCTGTTTTAAAAAAATATAATATTCTTTGTTTACTTTATAAATATCATTGTTCACAATAATACTATTTTTATTATTAAAAGTAACTTTTATATCATTACCCATTGAACAAAAAAACGTTATTGATTGATTGTTTTTCTTTTTCGACCAAAAAGAAAATTTTTCCGGTTTTTCATTTGAATATTGATTTAATTTATATATAGTAACTGTATCATTTTTTTGAGGAAAAACACCAATAAATTCCACAGATATTTTTCCTTCTCCTTTAGTATAAATGCTATCACCAAGATTATTATATGAATAATTACCCTCATCAATATATGTATCTTTTACAAAGGCAATTATACAGTTAGAATTATTTTTTTTATTTTGGAACTACAATGGAATAGCAATAAACAAGTAATGCAAAGAATATTAATTATTTTTCTCATTTTTTCATAGGTATTTCACTTGTTAGTCTTGTTTTTGTTCTTTTCCAAAATATACTTTTACCCGCACTAATCGTTCCTGAAATACCATAGGTTTGTTTTACACCTTTGATTGCACTTAGAACTTCTGGGTATCAATTTTTTTCGCAAAAAGAATTTAATACAATGTTTATCGCTACTTTTGAAAAAAAGATCATTGACTTGTGTGTTATAATATTTCAGCAAATCTATTTCTCCCTTTTTGAGGATTGAAATTTTCAAAATAAAATTTCATTTTTGTAAACCCATTGATTTTTTTTATTCCATTTTCCTCCACAATCAGATTGCATTCTATAAACTATTTTTGACTTTTTAATATCAATAATTACACAATTGTAATTTTCATGCAGAACACTATCATTCTGTACATATGCATAACCTTTGATAATATTATCTAAAACAAAATACTTTTTGTTTTTTGATATCTTTATTTTTGCCCCACTGTAATTACTTTCGTCAAAACCTGAAACTAATTTTAATTTACCTTTGTGTAATATTCTTGGGTTTGAATACAAATTATAGTTTTTATTATATTTTAGGAAGACTAATTCATAATCACTACTTATTTTTTGAGAAAGAGCATATTTAGCTAAAATCTTTTTT encodes:
- the galA gene encoding beta-galactosidase GalA, with amino-acid sequence MKSIAINRFFLSIIFLTSLYTSAQKQAERDLILIDKDWRFSFGHLYDTQKDFNHATGYFSYLTKTGYGDGPAAQNFDDRAWRKLDLPHDWAVEQSFSEKGSFSHGFKTAGKGFPEKSIGWYRKKINIPESDKGRIISLKFDGVFRNSKVFFNGYYLGTEESGYNGFEYDVTAYVNYGGENTIVVRADASMEEGWFYEGAGIYRHVYLKKTNPIHVIANGTYVTSEIKENNAEVTTEVFVENKGNYKGQIEILQSVLDASGKQIANISQNVIAPDFYKTSNYSSKLQVNNPLLWDIENPNLYRLITEIKQEGKLIDRYETSFGIRTIKFDAEKGFFLNGKPVKLKGTNNHQDHAGIGTALPDELQYYRIKKLKEMGANAYRCSHHPPTPELLDACDKLGMLVIDETRLMGINNYHLNNLKLMIERDRNHPSIFCWSVGNEEWNIEGGIVGERITNIMQGFTKSIDPTRPVTVGISSGFKSGISSVVEIMGYNYMGNGDIDTHRNQFRQQPGMGTEEGSTFATRGIYFDDETKHYKSAYDKKPRLTFYSIEEGWKFYAERPYLAGMFIWTGFDYRGEPTPYGWPSVTSYFGMMDVCGFPKDNVFYLKSWWGKEPVLHIMPHWNWSGMEGKEIDVWIHSNCEEVELFLNKKSLGKKKMEQNSHLEWKVKYAPGTLEAIGYKNGKKVLSEVQKTTELAQNIKLTVDKENHPNANIVVVTVETTDKKGLYVPTSNHEITFSVKGGKILGVGNGNPTSLEKDQFIDAVELVSITNFEEKKLASTNTTNQIPSDDNNWKEAFKDRDYKNQAPAYVYRGKFELNNNSGTNSVNFFYKKIGTDAVVFVNGNKIVPNTEDVQKYILNANVLKQGTNTIQIIAPPLQKVKEWDVMNTDPGVIQVITPAEAWKRKLFNGYAQIIIQKDENNAEVVLSATANGLNTGTLVLKK
- a CDS encoding family 43 glycosylhydrolase, with the protein product MKIKKIHSALMMIILALSSITNVNAQKENIKNDVFWNTKDGQPLNSQGGGIFKFSKPVNGVQKYYWYGVHYEEANIYRNAPYITLPNATFKSVPCYSSVDLVNWTFEGDVVTKDDVNKSGKTWVGRLGVAYVKELNKYAMFVQHDTEVLIMISDSPTGQFTWHQKINMEKMIGTTNTGDQTVFTDEDTGKSYLIYSYGKGRNKIYVSEIGIKEGKVNLLDCTQIFKGESREGNCMFKYQNKYYMYASNIYGWDASLAYYLVADDIRGPYLPKDEMLVTNGASDDFAHVSQTGFFFSVKGSKQETILYCGDRWANFAGNGLGYNQWCPMSFDGKTPYFNSLNSWNINAKTGEWKVAKDNDYVKNGSFEADRRHIPSPVKPVQKELTGWTNEVIEGNKISLDTLTSPVINYFNSENDKKIVIGEKSLNITDKINFKRKTFQTITSSPYVKLEDGSYTLTAKVKNTKGFKNLEMYALSNGNRLQYDFKEENVSWKTILIKNIPVKAGKVEIGFLAGGTANASCQVDDVSFVRE
- a CDS encoding DUF2931 family protein is translated as MWQQIKHICCFFFCLLVSCQPKEKFDWEIGLSAPKYYSSIPSVSFYNDGKIVHHVSTDFGIDPGWGETSGGYASGSERDEVPDSLIVKWDCGVDMIGYELKTKLPRQKMLQLFQNPVTNIDGTVRPYSLIIVGTSPGGNVTVWMRAVSVLTEIAKFKAKEINKIKPNDKSRVTLWTSTGEAAKENLIYLNLHGIPYSVWEKGEKKYAYDIGFVSEDNTSRINILTFYTKSGITFQPDTFSGSPITIDQSSWVLTNYSSNNNKVKENVLPVMMKVEIEDLKDPTLYHSTFVVLPNNFEELYKEKYLDPDTGKKENFNRIIIGIKSDENFGIIWLEGKNKRIKVMEFKSFPSKMNGTTYEAGGYSLPKGFKFPKWEGREKLIKPDVEFWQEK